In one Leishmania mexicana MHOM/GT/2001/U1103 complete genome, chromosome 19 genomic region, the following are encoded:
- a CDS encoding putative ATG8/AUT7/APG8/PAZ2 — translation MSAYHASNPAEARRAECARLQAKYPGHVAVVVEAAGKAGSKAHFLALPRDATVAELEAAVRQALSTSARKVTLAIEGSTPAATATVGDIADACKRDDGFLYVSVCSEQTMGSCATRCFSTD, via the coding sequence ATGTCCGCCTACCACGCCAGCAACCCTGCCGAGGCCCGCCGCGCCgagtgcgcgcgcctgcaggCCAAGTACCCCGGCCACGTCGCCGTGGTTGTCGAGGCGGCCGGAAAGGCCGGCAGCAAGGCGCACTTCCTCGCACTGCCGCgcgacgccaccgtcgctgAGCTCGAGGCGGCCGTGCGCCAGGCGctcagcaccagcgccaggAAGGTGACGCTCGCCATCGAGGGCTCCACCCCGGCGGCGACCGCCACGGTCGGCGACATCGCCGACGCCTGCAAGCGGGACGACGGCTTCCTGTACGTGAGCGTGTGCAGCGAGCAGACCATGGGCAGCTGTGCGACGCGGTGCTTCTCTACCGACTAG
- a CDS encoding putative pteridine transporter, with translation MASKPHHEEADDSHHHPHADTPVLADVDNEYCDEYVHPGARRLYAKLPFMQRIPIFSEAATSYGPGCIGSLGICYFLCKGIANSIIGYAKQPLFMNRYGLSGLRYQRLSSITSMGWSIKAFTAMLCDAFAAFGYTKRWYMFASCLFGGVFALILGLLPAKESSANTACAFIFLTAFSKANVDILSEGLYSRLMRRRPKAGAALVSWIWLFIMVGAIIAAAIQGPLSDSSMVQVGIFIAAGLQMVCALIFFFNLYEERTNKVERWEDALALEAEMRAELGMDVTAEQARLRAQVQLAHKGPCSTTTEVEPITMHMKGVAPHDGQRLEFSGALVAELADAAEQDYDLQSLEAAARARVGEPITCLFGVFEVNRDVFGRNWRIFAYSIIMTCAVVAMTCGNILADTLGLLILCIIVSIVCCAASFWALPLVIAKANVFGYLQMVLYLQLPGALDSFYLADEECLPGGPHFSYTFYNTVSALIGNVGGLAGITVFNYIFSKHSYRLTLVVTTTVQILASVFDIIMVKRWNIAIGIPDRAMYIMGDAIVFQVCYYLTWMPVVILLSRLCPRGSESMVYALMAGFANLGETMATSVGSLIMEYAWGIVTTPPCDFSNVPMLLLVGHILAPMLIIPLSLLLPAARVCDDINVDGEAVKREAKKYISHADSDSSNAAGKQ, from the coding sequence ATGGCGTCGAAGCCACACCATGAGGAGGCGGATGATAGCCACCACCATCCTCATGCCGATACACCGGTCCTCGCTGACGTGGATAACGAGTACTGTGACGAGTATGTCCACCCTGGTGCCCGTCGCCTCTACGCCAAGCTTCCCTTCATGCAGCGCATCCCCATCTTCAGCGAGGCCGCCACCTCCTATGGCCCTGGTTGTATTGGTTCACTTGGTATATGCTACTTCCTGTGTAAGGGTATTGCAAACAGCATTATCGGTTACGCGAAGCAGCCGCTCTTCATGAACCGCTACGGTCTCAGCGGCCTGCGCTACCAGCGCCTCTCCAGCATTACCTCGATGGGCTGGTCCATCAAGGCCTTTACGGCCATGCTGTGCGACGCCTTTGCCGCCTTTGGGTACACGAAGCGTTGGTACATGTTCGCTTCCTGTCTGTTTGGTGGCGTCTTCGCCCTCATTCTGGGTCTGCTGCCTGCCAAGGAATCGTCCGCGAACACCGCCTGCGCTTTCATCTTCCTTACTGCCTTCAGTAAGGCCAACGTGGATATCCTCTCCGAGGGTCTCTACAGTCGTCTGATGCGCCGTCGGCCCAAGGCTGGTGCCGCGCTGGTGAGCTGGATCTGGCTGTTCATCATGGTGGGTGCCATCATAGCGGCTGCCATCCAGGGACCGCTGTCCGACTCCAGCATGGTGCAGGTGGGCATCTTTATTGCTGCCGGTCTGCAGATGGTTTGTGCGTTGATCTTCTTCTTCAACCTGTACGAGGAGCGCACAAACAAAGTGGAGCGCTGGGAGGATGCGCttgcgctggaggcggagatgcgtGCAGAGCTGGGCATGGACGTGACAGCGGAGCAGGCTCGGCTGCGTGCTCAGGTGCAGCTCGCTCACAAGGGcccctgcagcaccaccaccgaggTGGAACCCATCACCATGCACATGAAGGGTGTTGCTCCCCACGATGGACAGAGGTTGGAGTTCAGTGGTGCCCTAGTGGCAGAGCTGGCTGACGCTGCAGAGCAAGATTATGACCTACAGAGCCtcgaagcggcggcgcgcgctcgCGTGGGTGAGCCCATCACATGCCTCTTCGGGGTCTTTGAGGTCAACAGGGATGTCTTTGGCCGCAACTGGAGGATCTTCGCCTACAGCATCATCATGACgtgtgccgtcgtcgccatgACGTGCGGCAACATTCTTGCGGACACCCTCGGTCTGCTGATCCTCTGCATCATTGTCTCCATTGTCTGCTGTGCTGCATCCTTCTGGGCCCTGCCCCTTGTCATCGCCAAGGCGAACGTCTTTGGCTATCTGCAGATGGTCTTGTATCTGCAGCTGCCTGGCGCGCTCGACAGCTTCTACCTCGCTGATGAGGAATGCCTCCCCGGCGGTCCGCACTTCTCGTACACCTTCTACAATACGGTGAGCGCCCTCATTGGCAACGTTGGTGGTCTTGCTGGCATTACCGTGTTCAACTACATCTTCTCCAAGCACAGCTACCGGCTGACTCTTGTCGTCACCACCACTGTCCAGATCCTTGCCTCCGTCTTCGACATCATTATGGTGAAGCGCTGGAACATTGCAATCGGCATCCCGGACCGCGCCATGTACATTATGGGCGACGCCATTGTGTTTCAGGTGTGCTACTATCTGACGTGGATGCCGGTCGTGATTCTGCTCTCGCGCCTGTGCCCTCGCGGCTCCGAGAGCATGGTGTACGCGCTGATGGCCGGTTTTGCCAACCTCGGAGAGACGATGGCGACCTCGGTCGGCTCGCTGATTATGGAGTACGCCTGGGGCATCGTAACAACCCCACCGTGCGACTTCAGCAATGTGCCCATGCTCTTGCTTGTGGGCCACATCCTGGCTCCCATGTTGATCATCCCACTctccttgctgctgccggccgCGCGTGTCTGCGACGACATCAACGTGGACGGAGAGGCGGTcaagagagaagcgaagaAGTACATCTCGCAcgccgacagcgacagcagcaacgccgccggcaAGCAGTga
- a CDS encoding putative ATG8/AUT7/APG8/PAZ2 produces the protein MSMYQSLIPADARRAECERVCREHPEQLPVVVESANSSHVRFLAVPRDATVADLEAEVRQTLGTANKKVALAIEGSSPASTTVLGDIFDAFKQVDGFLYVSCTRESAMGARDICCFGNTGKYFADIENNPNLLGSL, from the coding sequence ATGTCCATGTACCAGTCGCTGATCCCTGCCGACGCGCGTCGTGCGGAGTgcgagcgtgtgtgccgcgagCACCCCGAGcagctgccggtggtggtcgAGTCGGCCAACTCGAGCCACGTCCGCTTCCTCGCCGTTCCGCGCGACGCCACCGTGGCGGACCTCGAGGCTGAGGTGCGCCAGACGCTGGGGACGGCAAACAAGaaggtggcgctggcgatCGAGGGCTCCAGTCCTGCTtcgacgacggtgctggGCGACATCTTCGACGCCTTCAAGCAGGTCGACGGCTTCCTCTACGTCTCGTGCACGCGCGAGTCGGCGATGGGCGCCAGGGATATTTGCTGTTTTGGCAACACGGGCAAGTATTTTGCGGATATCGAGAATAACCCAAACCTGCTTGGCTCCCTGTAA
- a CDS encoding putative ABC transporter, whose protein sequence is MGKPKYLKKKQAAAAAGSEDGADKDVGDNTESTNGSPTTTNTLAKKSEADKEEPHSSGAMVSFANPVYRQGVNDILVEKLDISYQGNAILENATLNLVSGHRYGLVGPNGCGKSTLLRVLGCHEIPFPSHVDRYYVSQEVEASDMSALDAVLAVDKEREKLESEMEDLALGDQEDPHVLSRLDDIYKRLDELEVDTAAARAGKILFGLGFTKEMQRRPTKAFSGGWRMRISLAQALFINPTVLLLDEPTNHLDIEAVVWLENYLSKFKKTLFMVSHSQDFMNNVCTDICHMHLKKLSFYDGNYDQYCITREEKESNQMKKYQWEQNQIKNMKEYIARFGHGSAKLARQAQSKEKTLAKMTRGGLTDAVVKDSRINFEFPCAGPLPPPMLQFREVSFNYPGRPSLFTNLDLGVNMDSRICLVGPNGAGKTTLTKLMCRELEPTAGYVAKNAHCVMARFHQHFVDQINMDLTPLEWMSQEYPEVTQPPILRSALGRFGVSGKAQMTPMKTLSDGQKSRVVFAWMAYRRPHFMILDEPTNHLDIESIDALADAINSFEGAVVVVSHDLRLLAQIADEIWIVEKGEAKRFNGDIADYKEHVQNEVNRMMQSYAASL, encoded by the coding sequence ATGGGAAAGCCAAAGTACCTCAAAAAGAAacaggccgccgccgccgcaggctccgaggacggcgcggacaAGGATGTGGGCGACAACACTGAGAGCACAAACGGTtcaccgacgacgacgaacaCGCTTGCCAAGAAGTCGGAAGCCGACAAGGAGGAGCCGCACAGCTCTGGCGCCATGGTGTCCTTTGCTAACCCCGTCTACCGCCAAGGCGTGAACGACATTCTCGTCGAGAAGCTTGACATCAGCTATCAGGGCAACGCCATCCTGGAGAACGCGACGCTCAACCTCGTGAGCGGGCACCGCTACGGCCTCGTGGGCCCGAACGGGTGCGGCAAATCGACGttgctgcgcgtgctgggCTGCCATGAAATTCCCTTCCCGTCGCACGTGGACCGCTACTACGTTTCCCAAGAGGTGGAGGCCTCCGACATGTCCGCGCTAGACGCCGTGCTTGCCGTTGACAAGGAGCGCGAGAAACTCGAGTCGGAGATGGAGGATCTGGCGCTTGGGGACCAGGAAGACCCGCACGTGCTGAGCCGTCTGGATGACATCTACAAGCGTCTCGACGAGCTCGAAGTcgacacggcggccgcgcgcgctggCAAGATTTTGTTCGGTCTCGGCTTTACCAAGgagatgcagcgccgcccaaCGAAGGCGTTCTCCGGCGGTTGGCGTATGCGCATTtcgctggcgcaggcgctgtTCATTAACCCCACCGTGCTACTGCTGGATGAGCCGACGAACCACCTAGATATCGAGGCCGTTGTGTGGCTCGAGAACTACCTCAGCAAGTTCAAGAAGACGCTCTTCATGGTGTCGCACTCGCAAGACTTCATGAACAACGTCTGCACGGACATCTGCCACATGCACCTGAAGAAGCTTAGCTTCTACGACGGCAACTACGACCAGTATTGCATCACCcgggaagagaaggagagcaaCCAGATGAAGAAGTACCAGTGGGAGCAGAACCAGATCAAGAACATGAAGGAGTACATTGCTCGCTTCGGTCACGGTAGTGCTAAGCTCGCCCGACAGGCGCAGTCCAAGGAGAAGACGCTGGCGAAGATGACCCGCGGCGGTCTCACGGACGCGGTCGTCAAGGACAGCCGCATCAACTTCGAGTTCCCGTGCGCCGgcccgctgccaccgccgatGCTGCAGTTCCGAGAGGTCTCCTTCAACTACCCGGgacgcccctccctcttcacgAACCTCGATCTCGGCGTCAACATGGACTCCCGCATATGTCTCGTCGGCCCCAACGGTGCTGGCAAGACGACTCTGACGAAGCTCATGTGCCGCGAGCTGGAGCCGACAGCCGGGTACGTAGCGAAGAACGCGCACTGTGTCATGGCCCGCTTCCATCAGCACTTTGTGGACCAAATCAACATGGATCTGACGCCGCTGGAGTGGATGTCGCAGGAGTACCCGGAGGTGACGCAGCCGCCGATCCTGCGCAGTGCCCTGGGCCGCTTCGGCGTGTCGGGCAAAGCGCAGATGACACCGATGAAAACGCTCTCGGACGGTCAGAAGTCGCGTGTGGTATTCGCGTGGATGGCGTACAGGCGCCCGCACTTTATGATTCTCGATGAGCCGACGAACCACCTGGACATCGAGTCCATCGACGCCCTCGCCGACGCCATCAACAGCTTCGAGGGTGCCGTCGTGGTCGTCTCGCACGACCTGCGGCTCCTGGCGCAGATTGCCGATGAAATCTGGATCGTTGAGAAGGGCGAAGCGAAACGCTTTAATGGTGACATTGCGGACTACAAGGAGCACGTGCAGAATGAGGTGAACCGCATGATGCAGAGCTACGCGGCCTCGCTCTAA
- a CDS encoding putative ATG8/AUT7/APG8/PAZ2 encodes MSAYHASNPAEARRAECARLQAKYPGHVAVVVEAAGKAGSKAHFLALPRDATVAELEAAVRQALSTSARKVTLAIEGSTPAATATVGDIADACKRDDGFLYVSVCSEQTMGAFATLCLSGD; translated from the coding sequence ATGTCCGCCTACCACGCCAGCAACCCTGCCGAGGCCCGCCGCGCCgagtgcgcgcgcctgcaggCCAAGTACCCCGGCCACGTCGCCGTGGTTGTCGAGGCGGCCGGAAAGGCCGGCAGCAAGGCGCACTTCCTCGCACTGCCGCgcgacgccaccgtcgccgagcTCGAGGCGGCCGTGCGCCAGGCGctcagcaccagcgccaggAAGGTGACGCTCGCCATCGAGGGCTCCACCCCGGCGGCGACCGCCACGGTCGGCGACATCGCCGACGCCTGCAAGCGGGACGACGGCTTCCTGTACGTGAGCGTGTGCAGCGAGCAGACCATGGGCGCCTTTGCGACGCTGTGCTTGTCCGGCGATTAG
- a CDS encoding putative ATG8/AUT7/APG8/PAZ2 — MSAYHASNPAEARRAECARLQAKYPGHVAVVVEAAGKAGSKAHFLALPRDATVAELEAAVRQALSTSARKVTLAIEGSTPAATATVGDIADACKRDDGFLYVSVCSEQTMGVIAGPCFALDSGSI; from the coding sequence ATGTCCGCCTACCACGCCAGCAACCCTGCCGAGGCCCGCCGCGCCgagtgcgcgcgcctgcaggCCAAGTACCCCGGCCACGTCGCCGTGGTTGTCGAGGCGGCCGGAAAGGCCGGCAGCAAGGCGCACTTCCTCGCACTGCCGCgcgacgccaccgtcgccgagcTCGAGGCGGCCGTGCGCCAGGCGctcagcaccagcgccaggAAGGTGACGCTCGCCATCGAGGGCTCCACCCCGGCGGCGACCGCCACGGTCGGCGACATCGCCGACGCCTGCAAGCGGGACGACGGCTTCCTGTACGTGAGCGTGTGCAGCGAGCAGACCATGGGCGTCATCGCTGGTCCCTGCTTCGCCCTGGACTCCGGCAGTATCTAG
- a CDS encoding putative ATG8/AUT7/APG8/PAZ2, protein MSAYHASNPAEARRAECARLQAKYPGHVAVVVEAAGKAGSKAHFLALPRDATVAELEAAVRQALSTSARKVTLAIEGSTPAATATVGDIADACKRDDGFLYVSVCSEQTMGAFATLCLSGD, encoded by the coding sequence atGTCCGCCTACCACGCCAGCAACCCTGCCGAGGCCCGCCGCGCCgagtgcgcgcgcctgcaggCCAAGTACCCCGGCCACGTCGCCGTGGTTGTCGAGGCGGCCGGAAAGGCCGGCAGCAAGGCGCACTTCCTCGCACTGCCGCgcgacgccaccgtcgccgagcTCGAGGCGGCCGTGCGCCAGGCGctcagcaccagcgccaggAAGGTGACGCTCGCCATCGAGGGCTCCACCCCGGCGGCGACCGCCACGGTCGGCGACATCGCCGACGCCTGCAAGCGGGACGACGGCTTCCTGTACGTGAGCGTGTGCAGCGAGCAGACCATGGGCGCCTTTGCGACGCTGTGCTTGTCCGGCGATTAG
- a CDS encoding putative ATG8/AUT7/APG8/PAZ2 → MSAYHASNPAEARRAECARLQAKYPGHVAVVVEAAGKAGSKAHFLTLPRDATVAELEAAVRQALSTSARKVTLAIEGSTPAATATVGDIADACKRDDGFLYVSVCSEQTMGAFATLCLSGA, encoded by the coding sequence ATGTCCGCCTACCACGCCAGCAACCCTGCCGAAGCCCGCCGCGCCgagtgcgcgcgcctgcaggCCAAGTACCCCGGCCACGTCGCCGTGGTTGTCGAGGCGGCCGGAAAGGCCGGCAGCAAGGCGCACTTCCtcacgctgccgcgcgacgccaccgtcgccgagcTCGAGGCGGCCGTGCGCCAGGCGctcagcaccagcgccaggAAGGTGACGCTCGCCATCGAGGGCTCCACCCCGGCGGCGACCGCCACGGTCGGCGACATCGCCGACGCCTGCAAGCGGGACGACGGCTTCCTGTACGTGAGCGTGTGCAGCGAGCAGACCATGGGCGCCTTTGCGACGCTGTGCTTGTCCGGTGCTTAG